The Acinetobacter sp. 10FS3-1 nucleotide sequence ATGCGGGACTTAGTAGTTAAAGATAATGCCTTAATTAATGCGAGTTATAACTTAGACTTAGTAGAACAACGTTTGATCTTATTAGCTATCGTCGAAGCAAGAGATAGTGGTCGAGGAATCAATGCAAATGACCCCTTAGAAGTGCATGCTGAGAGTTATGTAAATCAATTTAATGTTGCAAGACAAACAGCTTACCAAGCGTTAAAAGATGCTTGTAAGGATCTATTTGTACGTCAATTTAGCTATCAAGAAATTAATAAAAGAGGAAATGTAGAGAATGTTTTAAGTCGCTGGGTGAGCGAGATTAGATATATCGATGATGAGGCTACAGTAAAGTTAATATTTGCCCCTGCAATCGTGCCACTTATTACACGTTTAGAAGAACAATTCACTAAATATGAGTTACAACAGATTAGTAATCTCAGCAGTGCTTATGCTGTGCGGTTGTATGAATTATTAATTGCTTGGCGTAGTACGGGTCAAACTCCAATTATCGAACTAGCAGAGTTCAGACAAAAAATAGGCGTTCTTGATGATGAATATACAAGAATGGGAAATTTCAAAGATCGAGTATTAAATCTAGCTATTGCCCAAATTAATGAACACACCGATATTAACGTCCAATGTCAGCAACATAAAAAGGGACGTAATATTTCTGGTTTTTCATTCAACTTTAAACTGAAAAAAGTCGTTATAGCTCATAACAAAGAGCAAACTGCTCTTGAGATTTTCTCAAAATTTACCGATGCACAGCGTCATCTTTTTGCCAGTAAACTGTCTGAGCTTCCAGAGATGAATAAATATTCTCAAGGTACTGAAAGCTACTCACAATTTGCAGTTCGAATTTCTGAAATGCTACGAGATCCACAAAAATTTGAAGAACTA carries:
- the repM gene encoding replication initiation protein RepM, encoding MRDLVVKDNALINASYNLDLVEQRLILLAIVEARDSGRGINANDPLEVHAESYVNQFNVARQTAYQALKDACKDLFVRQFSYQEINKRGNVENVLSRWVSEIRYIDDEATVKLIFAPAIVPLITRLEEQFTKYELQQISNLSSAYAVRLYELLIAWRSTGQTPIIELAEFRQKIGVLDDEYTRMGNFKDRVLNLAIAQINEHTDINVQCQQHKKGRNISGFSFNFKLKKVVIAHNKEQTALEIFSKFTDAQRHLFASKLSELPEMNKYSQGTESYSQFAVRISEMLRDPQKFEELLPYLKKVGFNTK